A section of the Haloferax sp. Atlit-12N genome encodes:
- a CDS encoding IclR family transcriptional regulator encodes MAKDVPVNAVKISLELVDLLRELDGAGVSEVAKRLDKPTSTIHDHLRTLEQQEYLVKEGDTYYVSTRFLQLGAHARSRQKVFKIARPEINELAQVTGEHANLMIEEHGVGVFLYRSRGPDAVRLDTHSGMRVPLQTTALGKSIMANRPREEVERILDRHGLESVTDRSITDREELFDVLEQVRERGYSYDDEERVKGMRCVAAPILNEDDYAIAAVSVSGPKSRMREERFTEELPNQILKSANVIEVNLTYS; translated from the coding sequence ATGGCGAAGGACGTTCCGGTCAACGCGGTCAAAATCTCGCTCGAACTCGTCGACCTCCTGCGGGAGCTCGACGGGGCGGGCGTCTCGGAGGTAGCCAAGCGACTGGACAAGCCGACCAGCACGATTCACGACCATCTGCGGACGCTGGAGCAACAGGAGTACCTCGTCAAGGAGGGCGACACCTACTACGTCAGCACGCGGTTCCTCCAGTTGGGCGCTCACGCGCGGTCCCGCCAGAAGGTGTTCAAAATCGCGCGTCCCGAGATAAACGAACTCGCGCAGGTGACCGGCGAGCACGCAAACCTGATGATAGAGGAACACGGCGTCGGCGTCTTCCTGTACCGGTCGCGGGGCCCCGACGCCGTCCGGTTGGACACCCACTCGGGGATGCGCGTCCCGCTGCAGACGACGGCCCTCGGGAAGTCAATCATGGCGAACCGGCCGCGGGAGGAAGTCGAGCGCATCTTGGACCGTCACGGACTGGAGTCAGTGACGGACCGCTCTATCACGGACCGCGAGGAGCTGTTCGACGTGTTGGAACAGGTCCGCGAGCGCGGCTACTCGTACGACGACGAAGAGCGCGTTAAGGGCATGCGCTGTGTGGCCGCGCCGATACTCAACGAGGACGACTACGCCATCGCCGCCGTGAGCGTCTCGGGGCCGAAAAGCCGGATGCGCGAGGAGCGCTTTACCGAGGAACTGCCGAACCAGATTCTCAAGAGCGCGAACGTCATCGAAGTGAATCTGACGTACTCGTAG
- a CDS encoding TIGR03560 family F420-dependent LLM class oxidoreductase, producing the protein MSDISFEYNVPVFAGAPDEGTEPTHRDTPAYEALDWETTKMGVQKAEELGFDAAWAPDHLLLGRDHAEYECWTLLSAIAGFTEDINLGSLVLCNDYRNPALVAKMAATLDVISDGRLELGLGAGWHEPEYDAYGWEYRDGFERLMRLDESIRLMKRMWDAGTDGASFDGKHYQIEDAYCVPGPVQDPHPPILVGGQGEEVTLKLVAKHADVWNTDVFNGDVETLEHKISVIEDHCETVGRDPDEIEYSWDGHVICTRDEEKFDRLLDLMTPIQFEEEYQDQAPIVTEEDAREYFIMGTPEECAEAIERRIDAGVTKFQGWFIDFPDTDGMELFADEVIPQFS; encoded by the coding sequence ATGTCTGACATCAGCTTCGAGTACAACGTCCCCGTCTTCGCCGGCGCGCCCGACGAGGGGACCGAGCCGACGCACCGCGACACCCCGGCGTACGAGGCGCTCGACTGGGAGACGACCAAGATGGGCGTCCAGAAGGCGGAGGAACTCGGCTTCGATGCGGCGTGGGCACCCGACCACCTGCTGTTGGGCCGCGACCACGCCGAGTACGAGTGCTGGACGCTGCTGTCGGCCATCGCCGGTTTCACCGAGGACATCAACCTCGGCTCGCTCGTCCTCTGTAACGACTACCGCAACCCGGCGCTCGTCGCCAAGATGGCGGCCACGCTCGACGTGATTTCCGACGGGCGGCTGGAACTCGGCCTCGGCGCGGGCTGGCACGAACCGGAGTACGACGCCTACGGCTGGGAGTACCGCGACGGCTTCGAGCGCCTGATGCGCCTCGACGAGTCTATCCGCCTCATGAAGCGCATGTGGGACGCTGGCACCGACGGCGCGAGCTTCGACGGGAAGCACTACCAAATCGAGGACGCCTACTGCGTGCCGGGCCCCGTGCAGGACCCGCACCCGCCGATTCTCGTCGGCGGACAGGGCGAGGAGGTCACGCTCAAACTCGTCGCCAAGCACGCCGACGTGTGGAACACCGACGTGTTCAACGGCGACGTGGAGACGCTCGAACACAAAATCAGCGTCATCGAAGACCACTGCGAGACCGTCGGCCGCGACCCCGACGAAATCGAGTACTCGTGGGACGGGCACGTCATCTGCACGCGCGACGAAGAGAAGTTCGACCGCCTGCTCGACCTGATGACGCCCATCCAGTTCGAAGAGGAGTATCAGGACCAAGCGCCCATCGTGACGGAGGAAGACGCCCGCGAGTACTTCATCATGGGGACGCCCGAGGAGTGCGCGGAGGCCATCGAGCGCCGTATCGACGCGGGCGTGACGAAGTTCCAGGGCTGGTTCATCGACTTCCCCGACACCGACGGCATGGAACTGTTCGCGGACGAAGTCATCCCGCAGTTTAGCTGA
- the rhcD gene encoding L-rhamnonate dehydratase (part of the rhamnose catabolism pathway): MEITDISATKISNESWGEFIEFPLVTIMSKYDEYRNVDGENPQARRKWMGPVGDVVVEVETDAGITGVGVGNWGTGAIATVVEETLSKIVVGKDPMQRELLWEQMYRATLPFGRKGVAVMAISAVDQALWDIAGKDAGKPVYELLGGPTKDEIPAYASNLHPVDMEKLEREAIQYVEEGFDAMKLRFLHGPEDGREGMKKNEEIVATVRDAVGDDIEIAGDAYMGWSVKYAKEMTQRLGKYDMAWVEEPVIADDISGYAEVREAAPMPISGGEHEFTRWGHEDLLEEGAVDILQPDVGRVGGITELQKVADMAEVHDVPVIPHAGTNPTLHAIAGHTNMPMAEYFPTPEWFEERQEKRESTYADAIFQNPPSPENGSIPLPDEPGVSTQLNREALEHFAIE; the protein is encoded by the coding sequence ATGGAGATTACAGACATCTCAGCGACGAAAATCAGCAACGAGTCGTGGGGCGAGTTCATCGAATTCCCGCTCGTCACCATCATGTCGAAGTACGACGAGTACCGCAACGTCGACGGCGAGAACCCGCAGGCCCGCCGCAAGTGGATGGGCCCCGTGGGCGACGTGGTCGTCGAAGTCGAGACGGACGCGGGCATCACCGGCGTCGGCGTCGGTAACTGGGGCACCGGAGCCATCGCCACCGTCGTCGAGGAGACGCTCTCGAAAATCGTCGTCGGCAAGGACCCGATGCAGCGCGAACTGCTCTGGGAGCAGATGTACCGCGCCACGCTTCCGTTCGGCCGGAAGGGCGTCGCGGTCATGGCCATCAGCGCGGTCGACCAGGCGCTGTGGGACATCGCCGGGAAGGACGCCGGAAAGCCGGTGTACGAACTGCTCGGCGGCCCCACCAAAGACGAGATTCCCGCCTACGCGTCGAACCTCCACCCCGTCGACATGGAGAAACTCGAACGCGAGGCCATCCAGTACGTCGAAGAGGGCTTCGACGCGATGAAGCTCCGCTTCCTCCACGGCCCCGAGGACGGCCGTGAGGGCATGAAGAAGAACGAAGAAATCGTCGCGACGGTCCGCGACGCCGTCGGCGACGACATCGAAATCGCGGGCGACGCCTACATGGGCTGGTCGGTCAAGTACGCCAAGGAGATGACCCAGCGCCTCGGCAAGTACGATATGGCGTGGGTCGAGGAGCCGGTCATCGCCGACGACATCTCCGGCTACGCCGAGGTCCGCGAGGCCGCGCCGATGCCGATTTCGGGCGGCGAACACGAGTTCACCCGCTGGGGCCACGAGGACCTCCTCGAAGAAGGTGCGGTCGACATCCTCCAGCCCGACGTGGGTCGCGTCGGCGGTATCACGGAACTCCAGAAGGTCGCCGACATGGCCGAAGTCCACGACGTGCCCGTCATCCCGCACGCCGGCACGAACCCGACGCTCCACGCCATCGCCGGCCACACGAACATGCCGATGGCGGAGTACTTCCCGACCCCCGAGTGGTTCGAAGAGCGCCAGGAGAAACGCGAGTCCACCTACGCCGACGCCATCTTCCAGAACCCGCCGTCGCCCGAAAACGGGTCGATTCCGCTCCCTGACGAGCCCGGTGTCAGCACGCAACTGAACCGCGAGGCGCTCGAACACTTCGCCATCGAGTAA
- the rhcE gene encoding 2-keto-3-deoxy-L-rhamnonate dehydrogenase (part of the rhamnose catabolism pathway), which translates to MKAIIQTGPRSVETQEREVPTPSADELLIKVHTAGLCGSDAHAYKYDGGYEWIPIPRIMGHEYSGTVTEVGENVETFEVGDKVVEEPIHDCGHCFQCQNGQPNVCQNFSITGMHRDGAYTEYVTVTPEHVHAVPEGVPLRHAAITEPTSIATRAVLDQSVTTPGDNVLVEGPGPIGMLVAAVADSLGANVVVSGLGQDAAYRLPLLEDLGIDTVNLQEEGGLDERVESQTDGIGFDVVFDATGHHSGVVSGNDVVRKGGQIVVVGIPNSPSELSLTSTVRGEIDINTSYGSTWTNFEQALRLMERGEIAVDKILDTSYSVDEPAEAFEAFLDSETCKPVFQFDG; encoded by the coding sequence ATGAAAGCCATTATTCAGACCGGGCCGCGCTCGGTAGAGACACAAGAGCGAGAGGTCCCCACTCCCAGTGCAGACGAACTGCTCATCAAGGTCCACACCGCGGGTCTCTGCGGTAGCGACGCCCACGCCTACAAGTACGACGGCGGCTACGAGTGGATTCCCATCCCGCGTATCATGGGTCACGAGTACTCCGGGACGGTCACGGAAGTCGGCGAGAACGTCGAGACGTTCGAGGTGGGCGACAAGGTCGTCGAGGAGCCGATTCACGACTGCGGCCACTGCTTCCAGTGTCAGAACGGCCAGCCCAACGTCTGCCAGAACTTCTCTATTACGGGCATGCACCGCGACGGCGCGTACACGGAGTACGTCACCGTCACGCCCGAGCACGTCCACGCGGTGCCCGAGGGCGTTCCCCTCCGGCACGCCGCCATCACCGAGCCGACGAGCATCGCCACGCGCGCGGTCCTCGACCAGTCGGTGACGACGCCCGGCGACAACGTCCTCGTCGAGGGACCGGGCCCAATCGGCATGCTCGTCGCCGCCGTCGCCGACTCGCTCGGCGCGAACGTCGTCGTCTCCGGGCTCGGACAGGACGCGGCGTATCGCCTCCCGCTGCTCGAAGACCTCGGCATCGACACGGTGAACCTCCAGGAGGAAGGCGGCCTCGACGAGCGGGTCGAGAGCCAGACCGACGGCATCGGCTTCGACGTGGTCTTCGACGCCACCGGCCACCACAGCGGCGTCGTCTCCGGGAACGACGTGGTCCGCAAGGGCGGCCAAATCGTCGTCGTCGGCATCCCGAACTCGCCGAGCGAACTCAGCCTCACCTCGACCGTTCGCGGTGAAATCGATATCAACACCTCCTACGGCTCGACGTGGACGAACTTCGAGCAGGCGCTCCGCCTGATGGAGCGCGGCGAAATCGCGGTCGACAAGATTCTCGACACCTCCTACAGCGTCGACGAACCCGCCGAGGCGTTCGAGGCGTTCCTCGACTCCGAGACCTGCAAGCCGGTCTTCCAGTTCGACGGCTGA
- a CDS encoding ABC transporter ATP-binding protein: MTHLTVDGVTKIFGDPDKDGVVAVDSLDIDVEDGEFLVLLGPSGCGKTTTLRMIGGLETPTSGEIRFDDVVVNDIKARNRDVAMVFQDFALYPHMTVRENLGFGLKREDNGMSKADIDERVEEVATMLEIEQLLNNKPAQLSGGQKQRVALGRAIIREPRLFLFDEPLANLDAKLRKTMRTEIDELQSEVGITSAYVTHNQEEAMTIADKIAVLNDGALQQLGRPEEVFNEPANLFVAQFVGSPDMNIYDGVVADADGGARVELDGVNFELPSDALDTEVPPGRVNVGFRPQDFYQTNKRRADGLTFDVEVRVVEPVGTKAIVHGNGPMGDLTAEIGEFHGLSSGDTLSLSIAPEHVYLFDAETEALRKGRRIENRASVQSQSQSSESDGVEI; this comes from the coding sequence ATGACACACCTCACAGTAGACGGTGTCACGAAGATTTTCGGCGACCCCGACAAGGACGGAGTCGTCGCGGTCGACAGCCTCGACATCGACGTCGAAGACGGGGAGTTCCTCGTTCTGCTCGGACCGAGCGGTTGCGGGAAGACGACGACGCTCCGGATGATCGGCGGACTAGAGACGCCGACGTCCGGTGAGATTCGCTTCGACGACGTCGTCGTCAACGACATCAAAGCCCGAAACCGCGACGTGGCGATGGTGTTCCAGGACTTCGCGCTCTATCCGCACATGACCGTCCGGGAGAACCTCGGGTTCGGCCTCAAGCGGGAGGACAACGGGATGTCGAAGGCGGACATCGACGAGCGCGTCGAGGAGGTCGCGACGATGCTCGAAATCGAACAGCTCCTGAACAACAAGCCCGCACAGCTCTCGGGCGGGCAGAAACAGCGCGTTGCGCTCGGCCGGGCTATCATCCGCGAGCCGCGGCTGTTCCTGTTCGACGAGCCGCTTGCGAACCTCGACGCCAAGCTTCGCAAGACGATGCGGACCGAAATCGACGAACTGCAGTCCGAGGTCGGAATCACGTCCGCGTACGTGACCCACAACCAGGAGGAGGCGATGACCATCGCCGACAAAATCGCCGTTCTCAACGACGGCGCGCTCCAGCAGCTGGGGCGTCCGGAGGAGGTGTTCAACGAGCCCGCGAACCTCTTCGTCGCGCAGTTCGTCGGCAGCCCGGACATGAACATCTACGACGGCGTCGTCGCTGACGCCGACGGCGGCGCTCGCGTCGAACTCGACGGCGTGAACTTCGAACTGCCGAGCGACGCCCTCGACACGGAGGTGCCGCCCGGGCGCGTCAACGTCGGGTTCCGCCCGCAGGACTTCTATCAGACGAACAAGCGCCGCGCCGACGGGCTGACGTTCGACGTGGAGGTCCGCGTCGTCGAGCCGGTCGGCACGAAAGCAATCGTCCACGGGAACGGACCGATGGGCGACCTCACGGCCGAAATCGGTGAGTTCCACGGGCTGTCGTCCGGCGACACGCTGTCGCTCTCTATCGCGCCCGAACACGTCTACCTGTTCGACGCCGAGACGGAGGCGCTGCGCAAGGGCCGGCGCATCGAGAACCGCGCGTCCGTCCAGTCGCAGTCTCAGTCGTCCGAGTCCGACGGCGTCGAAATCTGA
- a CDS encoding carbohydrate ABC transporter permease — protein sequence MASQDSDPAAEFRRNESWLFDTTAGAYVRKTAVALLTLVVFAFVLFPLYWMVVTAFKTTAEIQQIPPTVFPNQFSLEGFRLVVESSIQAGGYTSLFANLFGWQASSAIDIDILSLVLNSLKVAVGAGAIALVLGTAASYVLSRRDFVGKNALMSIFLASLMFPGTAIMVPEWELVSALGLFNTHLVLILIYGAMTAPFVVWLMKGFFDDFPDSIIEASRIDQCSSIETFWYVIVPMARNSLIASFIFAFLLAWNELVFALTLLDNSRYTVPPGLLTFVQGFNTQWNVVAAASIIISLPVLLGLAYIQRYFVQGLTGGAIKG from the coding sequence ATGGCGTCGCAAGACTCCGACCCGGCCGCCGAGTTCCGGCGGAACGAGTCGTGGCTGTTCGACACCACGGCGGGCGCGTACGTCCGTAAGACGGCGGTCGCGCTACTCACGCTCGTCGTCTTCGCGTTCGTCCTCTTCCCGCTGTACTGGATGGTCGTGACGGCGTTCAAAACCACTGCGGAGATTCAACAGATTCCGCCGACGGTCTTCCCGAACCAGTTCTCGTTGGAGGGCTTCCGGCTCGTCGTCGAGTCGTCGATTCAGGCGGGCGGCTACACCTCGCTATTCGCCAACCTGTTCGGATGGCAGGCGTCGTCGGCCATCGACATCGACATCCTGTCGCTCGTGCTGAACAGCCTGAAAGTCGCCGTCGGCGCGGGCGCAATCGCGCTCGTCCTCGGGACGGCCGCGTCGTACGTGCTCTCACGCCGCGACTTCGTCGGGAAGAACGCGCTCATGAGCATCTTCCTCGCGTCGCTGATGTTCCCCGGGACCGCTATCATGGTCCCCGAGTGGGAACTCGTCTCGGCGCTCGGCCTGTTCAACACGCACCTCGTGTTGATCCTCATCTACGGCGCGATGACCGCGCCGTTCGTCGTCTGGCTGATGAAGGGCTTCTTCGACGACTTCCCGGACTCGATTATCGAGGCCTCCCGCATCGACCAGTGTAGCTCGATAGAGACGTTCTGGTACGTCATCGTGCCGATGGCGCGGAACTCGCTCATCGCGTCGTTCATCTTCGCGTTCCTCCTCGCGTGGAACGAGTTGGTGTTCGCACTGACGCTCCTCGACAACTCGCGGTACACGGTTCCGCCGGGGCTCCTGACGTTCGTGCAGGGGTTCAACACCCAGTGGAACGTCGTCGCCGCGGCCTCGATTATCATCTCGCTCCCCGTCCTGCTCGGACTGGCCTACATCCAGCGCTACTTCGTGCAGGGACTCACCGGCGGCGCTATCAAGGGATAA
- a CDS encoding carbohydrate ABC transporter permease yields MSYSKQARGSFESVSERIPEGVKVYLPVLPVTALVGLFILYPIAQAIYSSFFNKDLLAPSEAEFIGLANYAEIWSSPTIHQVLWNTLVWVVVGSSAAIVLGFLMGWLLHEKLPYTSVASAIVLIPWVLPRVVGASIWQFMFGGSQGIINELLVQLGVIDEYIVMLGSTELSLWPPIIGMIWRLAPLFALLTLTSLQGIDEHLYEAARMDGATPWEQFRFITIPMMRYNLAIGFLLMLIYNIRNFSMIWVMTKGGPGVSSSTLPVMIYRTAFIDFDVGLASALSLILFVVLLVFSYYYIQVYDQVRGDV; encoded by the coding sequence ATGAGCTACTCGAAGCAGGCGAGGGGGTCGTTCGAGAGCGTCTCCGAGCGGATTCCCGAGGGTGTCAAAGTGTACCTCCCGGTCCTGCCGGTGACGGCGCTCGTCGGGCTGTTCATCCTCTACCCTATCGCGCAGGCCATCTACTCGAGCTTCTTCAACAAGGACCTGCTCGCGCCCAGCGAGGCCGAGTTCATCGGACTGGCGAACTACGCCGAAATCTGGTCGAGTCCGACCATCCACCAGGTCCTGTGGAACACGCTCGTGTGGGTCGTCGTCGGCAGTTCCGCCGCTATCGTCCTCGGCTTCCTGATGGGTTGGCTCCTCCACGAGAAGCTCCCGTACACGAGCGTCGCGAGCGCAATCGTGCTCATCCCGTGGGTCCTTCCGCGGGTCGTCGGCGCGTCCATCTGGCAGTTCATGTTCGGCGGGTCGCAGGGCATCATCAACGAACTGCTCGTCCAACTCGGCGTTATCGACGAGTACATCGTCATGCTCGGCTCGACGGAGCTCTCGCTGTGGCCGCCCATCATCGGGATGATTTGGCGGCTCGCACCCCTGTTCGCGCTGTTGACGCTCACGTCCCTGCAGGGAATCGACGAGCACCTCTACGAGGCCGCGCGCATGGACGGCGCGACGCCCTGGGAGCAGTTCCGGTTCATCACCATCCCGATGATGCGATACAACCTCGCCATCGGGTTCCTCCTGATGCTCATCTACAACATCAGGAACTTCTCGATGATTTGGGTGATGACGAAGGGCGGCCCCGGCGTCTCCAGCAGCACGCTCCCGGTCATGATCTACCGGACGGCGTTCATCGACTTCGACGTGGGGCTGGCGTCGGCGCTCTCGCTCATCCTGTTCGTCGTCCTGCTGGTGTTCTCGTACTACTACATCCAGGTGTACGACCAAGTGCGGGGTGACGTCTGA
- a CDS encoding ABC transporter substrate-binding protein, whose translation MGGGNDGGNGGGSGGGGGGSGSQSLDFWLFGGIPAEREYISNHYSNYGDHDVTYQHQEWGQKYQIIASAAANNNLPDVMAGQTQQIPDYVGASAIQPLDQEQFADQLEEINSRFIQANVDTQIYDSLGDTEGERQWGLPGGYADLGPFVDIRTDYLEQTSFDSPPRNWEELIQLGEEMQELDEVSAAITAPGTDFGLTTGYFIGFVYANGGRYFDPETLEATVDQPGFVDAVRLYQDIAEAGLFPNSMAENDHIGAGRLLREGESGIFITYSHANAVYQTTGAPQAWLDGEGHTVTRAPLPDSPSGSFEPRDLLLQNAQGFMLGNGTESEAELQAAFEFTDWWNSEEQLAAWTYDAENDVGIRGRVPTLESAFEDPSDLFRSQFGDLVTLYENDDLFTRTSRFPSFSGIASVQSIINTEVIQPVVLGNATAEEACSAANESVQEVIDEELA comes from the coding sequence ATGGGTGGCGGAAACGACGGTGGCAACGGCGGGGGTTCCGGTGGAGGTGGAGGCGGTTCGGGCTCTCAGTCGCTCGACTTCTGGCTGTTCGGCGGCATCCCCGCCGAACGGGAATACATCAGTAACCACTACAGCAACTACGGCGACCACGACGTCACCTACCAGCACCAAGAGTGGGGACAGAAGTACCAGATTATCGCGTCCGCGGCGGCCAACAACAATCTCCCGGACGTGATGGCGGGCCAGACGCAGCAGATTCCGGACTACGTCGGTGCGAGCGCCATCCAACCGCTCGACCAAGAGCAGTTTGCCGACCAGTTGGAGGAGATAAACAGCCGGTTCATCCAGGCGAACGTCGACACACAGATTTACGACAGCCTCGGCGACACTGAAGGGGAGCGGCAGTGGGGCCTCCCCGGCGGCTACGCCGACCTCGGTCCGTTCGTGGACATCCGAACCGACTACCTCGAACAGACGAGCTTCGACAGCCCGCCGCGCAACTGGGAGGAACTCATCCAACTCGGCGAGGAGATGCAGGAGCTAGACGAGGTGTCGGCGGCAATTACCGCGCCAGGGACCGACTTCGGCCTGACGACCGGGTATTTCATCGGCTTCGTCTACGCCAACGGCGGTCGGTACTTCGACCCCGAGACGCTGGAGGCGACGGTCGACCAACCCGGCTTCGTCGACGCCGTCAGGCTCTATCAGGACATCGCCGAGGCCGGGTTGTTCCCCAACTCGATGGCCGAGAACGACCACATCGGAGCTGGACGTCTCCTCCGCGAGGGCGAGTCCGGCATCTTCATCACGTACTCCCACGCCAACGCGGTCTACCAGACGACCGGCGCGCCGCAGGCGTGGCTCGACGGCGAGGGCCACACCGTCACCCGCGCGCCGCTACCGGACAGCCCGTCGGGGAGCTTCGAACCCCGCGACCTGCTCCTGCAGAACGCGCAGGGCTTCATGCTCGGTAACGGCACCGAATCGGAGGCCGAGCTACAGGCTGCGTTCGAATTCACCGACTGGTGGAACTCCGAAGAACAGCTCGCAGCGTGGACCTACGACGCGGAGAACGACGTGGGTATCCGCGGGCGCGTCCCGACGCTCGAAAGCGCCTTCGAGGACCCGAGCGACCTCTTCCGGAGCCAGTTCGGTGACCTCGTGACGCTGTACGAGAACGACGACCTGTTCACGCGCACCTCGCGGTTCCCGTCGTTCTCGGGCATCGCGTCGGTCCAGAGTATCATCAACACCGAGGTCATCCAGCCGGTCGTCCTCGGCAACGCGACGGCCGAAGAGGCCTGTAGCGCCGCAAACGAGTCGGTTCAGGAAGTCATCGACGAGGAGCTGGCCTGA
- the rhcC gene encoding L-rhamnono-1,4-lactonase, protein MIDTHTHAWGAASSEHPWTNGPILDLVDSFDVHTVYTAERLLADMDRHGVDEAVVVGYPICDWTDNWYTRRVAAEYDRLHGIVMLDPFADDAVERLDRCMETDGVLGFRLGAACPYDQMWETFDPSVTWLRESVEETAFWEAAVEHDAAVQILCDHGQLDQALELVESYPELTYLFDHFAHAGPETPTDEGTFSRFADLAEHDSVAVKVSEIVHMSDSAFPYADMHDHVRWLLDTFGRERVIWGSDYPNVSDVASYAEACNWLKQVDSLSTADRSWLTGKSFRRHVDLG, encoded by the coding sequence ATGATAGACACCCATACCCACGCGTGGGGTGCGGCGAGTTCGGAACACCCGTGGACCAACGGCCCCATCTTGGACCTCGTGGATAGCTTCGACGTACACACCGTCTACACCGCCGAGCGCCTGCTCGCCGACATGGACCGACACGGCGTGGACGAGGCCGTCGTCGTGGGCTATCCCATCTGCGACTGGACGGACAACTGGTACACCCGACGGGTCGCCGCGGAGTACGACCGACTCCACGGCATCGTGATGCTCGACCCCTTCGCCGACGACGCCGTCGAGCGCCTCGACCGCTGTATGGAGACTGACGGCGTCCTCGGCTTCCGACTCGGCGCGGCCTGCCCGTACGACCAGATGTGGGAGACGTTCGACCCGAGCGTGACGTGGCTCCGAGAGAGCGTCGAGGAGACCGCCTTTTGGGAGGCCGCGGTCGAGCACGACGCCGCCGTCCAGATTCTCTGCGACCACGGCCAACTCGACCAGGCGCTCGAACTCGTCGAGTCGTATCCGGAACTCACCTACCTGTTCGACCACTTCGCTCACGCGGGCCCGGAGACGCCCACCGACGAGGGCACGTTCAGCCGGTTCGCCGACCTCGCGGAACACGACTCGGTCGCGGTGAAGGTCTCGGAGATCGTCCACATGTCGGACTCGGCGTTCCCCTACGCTGATATGCACGACCACGTCCGGTGGCTCCTCGACACCTTCGGGCGCGAGCGGGTCATCTGGGGCTCGGACTACCCCAACGTCAGCGACGTTGCCAGCTACGCGGAGGCGTGCAACTGGCTCAAACAGGTCGACTCGCTGTCGACGGCCGACCGGTCGTGGCTGACCGGGAAGTCGTTCCGGCGGCACGTCGACCTCGGGTGA
- a CDS encoding L-rhamnose mutarotase — translation MARIAFHLEIKDGKREEYRTKHENVPEALESAYLDSDAGLQTYSVFEKDGHVFGFMEVDDPEAIQEVMDNSEAQADWAEVMSGITVETDDSWMDEVYRMV, via the coding sequence ATGGCGCGAATCGCGTTCCACCTGGAGATTAAGGACGGCAAGCGAGAGGAGTACCGAACGAAACACGAGAACGTCCCCGAGGCGCTCGAATCCGCCTACCTGGACTCCGACGCCGGCCTGCAGACGTACAGCGTCTTCGAGAAAGACGGACACGTCTTCGGCTTCATGGAAGTCGACGACCCGGAAGCCATCCAAGAGGTAATGGACAACAGCGAGGCGCAAGCCGACTGGGCGGAGGTCATGAGCGGCATCACCGTCGAGACCGACGACAGTTGGATGGACGAAGTCTACCGGATGGTCTGA